From a region of the Gossypium raimondii isolate GPD5lz chromosome 10, ASM2569854v1, whole genome shotgun sequence genome:
- the LOC105776858 gene encoding cyclin-T1-4: MAGMLPGDSSHHSTSDTGPSRNSQEKQEEVGRWYFSRKEIEENSPSRRDGIDLKKETYLRKSYCTFLQDLGMRLKVPQVTIATAIIFCHRFFIRQSHAKNDRRTIATVCMFLAGKVEETPRPLKDVILVSYEIIHKKDPAAAQRIKQKEVYEQQKELILLGERVVLATLGFDLNVHHPYKPLVEAIKKFKVAQNALAQVAWNFVNDGLRTSLCLQFKPHHIAAGAIFLAAKFLKVKLPSDGEKVWWQEFDVTPRQLEEVSNQMLELYEQNRVPPSQGSEVEGSAGGGASHRAPAKHPSGSEEKQASSRSAADHSSADNHGMPSRTAQNQSNDNGSGEMGSVITDHKMDMETKDNQHPEQLPHKENTREVSNKSRSANERTGEDDQERTGGRNDIQETGEWRDEGASRRASSVIGRNLDTRGGPISQSPKEAIKIDKDKVKAALEKRRKSRGETMKKKDVMDEDDLIERELEDGVELAVEDEKIKREHRQSWSRNENQDHVKDHGEMGEGNTFVTEGQSSRGFETEGAEEGEMLDDASPMVNSRKRKLGSPPDRQLEGKKRHEYMSSYNHDATEDGQKSGRSSYADKEHRRHAHENH; encoded by the exons ATGGCGGGGATGTTACCTGGGGATTCCTCACATCATTCAACATCTGATACTGGACCTTCTAGAAATTCTCAAGAAAAGCAAGAGGAAGTAGGCCGTTGgtatttttcaagaaaagaaatagaagaaaattcCCCGTCTAGAAGGGATGGTATTGACTTGAAGAAAGAGACATACTTACGCAAGTCATACTGTACATTTTTGCAGGATTTGGGCATGAGGCTAAAAGT GCCTCAGGTAACAATAGCTACGGCAATTATCTTTTGTCATCGGTTTTTTATTCGACAATCACATGCAAAGAATGATAGAAGG ACCATTGCTACTGTGTGCATGTTCCTTGCTGGGAAGGTTGAAGAGACACCTCGGCCATTAAAGGATGTTATTCTTGTTTCCTATGAAATAATACACAAAAAGGATCCTGCTGCAGCCCAGAGGATCAAACAGAAG GAAGTGTATGAGCAACAAAAGGAACTAATTTTACTTGGGGAGAGGGTTGTACTTGCAACTTTGGGTTTTGACCTCAATGTCCATCACCCATATAAACCTCTAGTTGAGGCTATAAAGAAATTCAAGGTTGCCCAGAATGCTCTTGCTCAAGTTGCATGGAATTTTGTTAATGATGG GCTGAGGACGTCGCTCTGCCTGCAATTTAAGCCCCATCACATTGCGGCGGGTGCCATTTTCCTTGCTGCCAAGTTCCTCAAAGTGAAGCTTCCGTCAGATGGTGAGAAGGTCTGGTGGCAAGAATTTGATGTCACCCCACGCCAATTAGAGG AGGTTAGTAATCAAATGCTGGAACTTTATGAGCAAAATAGAGTACCCCCATCTCAAGGTAGTGAAGTAGAAGGAAGTGCTGGTGGTGGTGCATCTCATCGAGCCCCAGCAAAACATCCTTCTGGAAGTGAGGAAAAACAAGCATCTTCAAGGTCAGCAGCCGACCATTCATCTGCAGACAATCATGGGATGCCTTCAAGAactgcacaaaatcaaagtaaTGATAATGGCAGTGGAGAGATGGGCAGTGTTATCACCGATCACAAGATGGATATGGAAACCAAGGATAATCAACATCCTGAGCAATTGCCCCATAAAGAGAACACAAGGGAAGTTTCAAATAAGTCTAGGTCAGCAAATGAGCGAACTGGGGAAGACGACCAGGAAAGAACTGGTGGAAGAAATGACATTCAAGAAACAGGCGAATGGAGAGATGAGGGAGCATCACGTAGGGCTAGCAGTGTGATTGGACGAAACTTGGACACTAGAGGAGGGCCCATCAGCCAATCTCCCAAAGAAGCTATTAAAATCGACAAAGATAAGGTGAAGGCTGCGCTTGAGAAAAGGAGGAAGTCTCGTGGGGaaacaatgaagaaaaaagatgTCATGGATGAAGATGATCTTATTGAGAGGGAGCTGGAGGATGGGGTTGAGTTGGCTGTGGAAGACGAGAAAATCAAGAGAGAACATCGACAGAGCTGGTCTAGGAATGAGAATCAAGATCATGTCAAGGACCATGGGGAAATGGGAGAAGGGAATACCTTTGTTACGGAGGGGCAGTCTTCTAGAGGATTTGAAACAGAGGGTGCTGAAGAAGGTGAAATGCTGGATGATGCTTCTCCAATGGTGAATAGCCGAAAGAGAAAACTTGGAAGTCCACCTGACAGACAATTGGAAGGGAAGAAGCGCCATGAGTACATGTCAAGTTACAATCATGATGCCACGGAAGATGGGCAAAAATCGGGCCGGAGTAGTTATGCAGATAAAGAACATAGAAGGCATGCACATGAGAATCATTAG
- the LOC105777002 gene encoding vacuolar sorting protein 3 isoform X1, whose amino-acid sequence MAKLKSRIAVEPFAHFDLPTHHLSISTLSLSQSTLYVGTRNGSLLLLSLNPTPTPTPTPTPTPNPPPIESVSLASLSRNVSLLRTVSVSGSPVESIFVLSEIGAVLVLSDGFLFITDSLLIHPVKKLGGLKGVSVIARRFRGTHSQSTDLTDNTSNSSKGQRILDKFGRVRTNGVKSKDLEQNREGNYVFALVIGKKLMLIELVLSSDLANASFVILREMQCFDGVKSMVWLDDSIIVGTINGYSLFSCVTGQSGVIFSLPDLSRPPLLKLLWRNWEVLLLVDNVGVIVDALGQPVGGSLVFRKGGPDSIGDLSSYVVVVRDGKMDLYHKKSGNCIQTLTFGVEGVGQCIVADEENRSGEFAAVATPTKVICYRKVPSEEQIKDLLRKKNFNEAISLVEELECEGELSKEVLSLFHAQVGFLLLFDLHFKEAVDHFLRSETMQPSEVFPFIMRDPNRWSLLVPRNRYWGLHPPPVPLEDVVDDGLLAIQRAIFLRKAGVETVVDERFLSNPPTRAELLESAIKNIIRYLEVSRQKDLTLAVKEGVDTLLMYLYRALNYVDDMEKLASSENYCIVEELETLLDGSGHLRALAFLYASKGMSSKALAIWRILARNYSSGLWKDLAVENGMHDGACVTSGRETAATEASNILEDSSDQDLVLQHLAWIADLNPALAVRILTSEKRTNQLSPDEVIAAIDPKKVEILQCYLQWLIEEQDSDDTRLHTLYALSLAKSAIESFNSESSSQSPDTGRQEHLKTPDIQRESLIQSPVRDRLQIFLQSSDLYDPEEVLDLIQDSELWLEKAILYRKLGQESLVLQILALKLEDSEAAEQYCAEIGRPDAYMQLLDMYLDPQDGKEPMFKAAVRLLHNRGESLDPLQVLETLSPDMPLQLASETILRMLRARLHHHRQGQIVRYLSRAVHIDARLARLEERSRLVQINDESLCDSCHARLGTKLFAMYPDDTVVCYKCFRRQGESTSVTGRDFKQDVLFKPGWLVTR is encoded by the exons ATGGCCAAGCTCAAGTCTCGCATCGCCGTCGAGCCCTTCGCTCACTTCGACCTCCCGACCCACCACCTTTCTATCAGCACCCTCTCTCTATCCCAATCCACCCTCTACGTCGGCACACGAAACGGTTCCCTCCTTTTACTCTCCCTAAACCCCACCCCCACCCCCACCCCCACCCCTACTCCAACTCCAAATCCACCTCCAATCGAATCTGTTTCTTTAGCTTCCCTTTCCCGGAACGTTTCTCTTCTCCGCACTGTTTCCGTTTCCGGCTCTCCTGTGGAATCAATATTCGTGCTCTCCGAGATCGGTGCCGTTTTAGTATTATCAGATGGGTTCTTGTTTATAACGGATTCGCTCTTGATTCATCCGGTTAAAAAATTAGGTGGTTTAAAAGGAGTTAGCGTTATTGCTCGTAGGTTCCGAGGAACCCATTCACAAAGCACCGATTTAACCGATAATACTTCGAATTCATCAAAAGGGCAACGGATTTTGGATAAATTCGGACGTGTTAGGACGAATGGTGTGAAATCAAAGGATTTAGAGCAAAACCGAGAAGGTAATTACGTTTTTGCCCTTGTTATTGGTaagaaattgatgttaataGAGCTTGTTTTAAGCAGCGATTTAGCAAATGCTTCTTTTGTGATCCTAAGAGAAATGCAATGCTTTGATGGAGTGAAGTCTATGGTATGGCTTGATGATTCCATAATTGTCGGTACAATTAATGGGTATAGTTTGTTTTCGTGTGTTACCGGGCAAAGTGGGGTGATTTTTTCATTACCTGATTTATCTAGGCCGCCACTGTTGAAGCTTTTGTGGAGAAATTGGGAGGTTTTGTTGTTAGTGGACAATGTAGGCGTGATTGTTGATGCTCTTGGGCAGCCAGTTGGTGGGAGCTTGGTGTTTCGTAAGGGTGGCCCCGATTCAATTGGGGACTTGTCATCGTATGTAGTGGTTGTAAGGGATGGAAAGATGGATCTGTACCATAAGAAATCGGGTAATTGCATTCAAACATTAACTTTTGGTGTTGAAGGAGTTGGGCAGTGTATTGTTGCTGATGAGGAAAACAGGAGTGGGGAATTTGCTGCTGTTGCTACTCCTACAAAG GTTATTTGCTACCGGAAAGTTCCTTCAGAAGAACAAATAAAAGATCTGTTGagaaaaaagaatttcaatGAAGCTATCTCCTTGGTGGAAGAGCTTGAGTGTGAAGGTGAATTGTCTAAGGAAGTGCTTTCCCTTTTTCATGCTCAAGTGGGTTTCCTGTTGCTTTTTGACTTGCACTTTAAGGAAGCAGTGGATCACTTTTTGCGGTCAGAAACCATGCAGCCTTCTGAAGTGTTTCCATTTATAATGCGAGACCCTAACCGTTGGTCACTCCTG GTTCCTAGAAACCGGTATTGGGGTTTACATCCTCCTCCTGTACCTCTCGAAGATGTTGTGGATGATGGATTGTTGGCTATTCAAAGGGCTATCTTCCTTAGAAAAGCAGGTGTAGAAACTGTGGTTGATGAACGTTTTCTATCAAATCCACCAACCAGGGCTGAATTGCTGGAGTCTGCAATTAAGAACATTATCAG GTATCTAGAGGTGTCTCGTCAGAAAGATTTGACTTTGGCAGTGAAGGAGGGGGTTGATACCCTTCTAATGTACTTATATAGAGCTCTAaattatgttgatgatatggaGAAGCTGGCATCTTCTGAGAATTATTGTATTGTG GAGGAATTAGAAACTTTATTAGATGGCTCTGGGCATTTGCGGGCACTTGCCTTCCTATATGCTAGTAAAGGGATGAGCTCAAAGGCTCTTGCTATTTGGCGCATCTTGGCAAGAAATTATTCCTCTGGTCTCTGGAAAGACCTTGCTGTGGAAAATGGCATGCATGATGGTGCATGTGTAACATCCGGTAGAGAGACTGCTGCAACTGAGGCATCAAATATTCTTGAGGACTCATCTGACCAGGATTTGGTTCTGCAGCATCTTGCATGG ATTGCAGATTTAAACCCAGCACTTGCTGTACGCATTTTGACATCAGAGAAAAGAACAAATCAGCTTTCACCAG ATGAAGTGATTGCAGCAATTGATCCAAAGAAGGTTGAGATTCTCCAATG CTATCTCCAGTGGTTAATCGAAGAGCAAGACTCTGATGACACTCGGCTCCATACTCTCTATGCTCTTTCTCTTGCCAAGTCGGCTATTGAATCCTTTAATTCAGAAAGCAGCTCCCAGAGCCCTGATACTGGAAGGCAAGAGCATTTGAAAACCCCTGATATTCAAAGAGAATCACTCATTCAAAGTCCTGTGCGGGACCGATTGCAGATATTTTTACAGTCTTCAGATTTGTATGATCCAGAAGAGGTCCTTGATTTGATACAAGACTCAGAGTTATGGTTAGAAAAG GCTATTCTATACAGAAAATTGGGACAAGAGTCATTGGTCCTCCAAATCTTAGCCCT GAAACTGGAGGATAGTGAAGCAGCAGAACAGTATTGTGCTGAGATTGGCCGACCAGATGCTTATATGCA GCTACTTGATATGTATTTGGATCCACAAGATGGTAAAGAGCCTATGTTTAAGGCTGCTGTTCGCCTTCTCCACAATCGTGGAGAATCACTGGACCCTCTGCAAGTATTAGAG ACACTGTCCCCTGACATGCCTCTCCAGCTTGCATCAGAGACAATATTGAGGATGTTGAGAGCTCGACTTCATCACCACCGTCAAGGACAA aTTGTGCGTTACCTATCACGTGCCGTACACATAGACGCAAGGCTTGCAAGATTGGAAGAGAGATCACGGCTTGTGCAGATTAATGATGAGAGCCTTTGCGATTCTTGCCATGCTCGCCTTGGAACCAAGCTTTTTGCCATGTATCCAGATGATACAGTTGTCTGTTACAAG TGTTTCCGTCGTCAAGGCGAGTCAACGTCTGTAACTGGTCGTGATTTTAAGCAAGATGTCTTATTCAAACCCGGTTGGCTGGTTACCCGCTAA
- the LOC105777002 gene encoding vacuolar sorting protein 3 isoform X2 → MDLYHKKSGNCIQTLTFGVEGVGQCIVADEENRSGEFAAVATPTKVICYRKVPSEEQIKDLLRKKNFNEAISLVEELECEGELSKEVLSLFHAQVGFLLLFDLHFKEAVDHFLRSETMQPSEVFPFIMRDPNRWSLLVPRNRYWGLHPPPVPLEDVVDDGLLAIQRAIFLRKAGVETVVDERFLSNPPTRAELLESAIKNIIRYLEVSRQKDLTLAVKEGVDTLLMYLYRALNYVDDMEKLASSENYCIVEELETLLDGSGHLRALAFLYASKGMSSKALAIWRILARNYSSGLWKDLAVENGMHDGACVTSGRETAATEASNILEDSSDQDLVLQHLAWIADLNPALAVRILTSEKRTNQLSPDEVIAAIDPKKVEILQCYLQWLIEEQDSDDTRLHTLYALSLAKSAIESFNSESSSQSPDTGRQEHLKTPDIQRESLIQSPVRDRLQIFLQSSDLYDPEEVLDLIQDSELWLEKAILYRKLGQESLVLQILALKLEDSEAAEQYCAEIGRPDAYMQLLDMYLDPQDGKEPMFKAAVRLLHNRGESLDPLQVLETLSPDMPLQLASETILRMLRARLHHHRQGQIVRYLSRAVHIDARLARLEERSRLVQINDESLCDSCHARLGTKLFAMYPDDTVVCYKCFRRQGESTSVTGRDFKQDVLFKPGWLVTR, encoded by the exons ATGGATCTGTACCATAAGAAATCGGGTAATTGCATTCAAACATTAACTTTTGGTGTTGAAGGAGTTGGGCAGTGTATTGTTGCTGATGAGGAAAACAGGAGTGGGGAATTTGCTGCTGTTGCTACTCCTACAAAG GTTATTTGCTACCGGAAAGTTCCTTCAGAAGAACAAATAAAAGATCTGTTGagaaaaaagaatttcaatGAAGCTATCTCCTTGGTGGAAGAGCTTGAGTGTGAAGGTGAATTGTCTAAGGAAGTGCTTTCCCTTTTTCATGCTCAAGTGGGTTTCCTGTTGCTTTTTGACTTGCACTTTAAGGAAGCAGTGGATCACTTTTTGCGGTCAGAAACCATGCAGCCTTCTGAAGTGTTTCCATTTATAATGCGAGACCCTAACCGTTGGTCACTCCTG GTTCCTAGAAACCGGTATTGGGGTTTACATCCTCCTCCTGTACCTCTCGAAGATGTTGTGGATGATGGATTGTTGGCTATTCAAAGGGCTATCTTCCTTAGAAAAGCAGGTGTAGAAACTGTGGTTGATGAACGTTTTCTATCAAATCCACCAACCAGGGCTGAATTGCTGGAGTCTGCAATTAAGAACATTATCAG GTATCTAGAGGTGTCTCGTCAGAAAGATTTGACTTTGGCAGTGAAGGAGGGGGTTGATACCCTTCTAATGTACTTATATAGAGCTCTAaattatgttgatgatatggaGAAGCTGGCATCTTCTGAGAATTATTGTATTGTG GAGGAATTAGAAACTTTATTAGATGGCTCTGGGCATTTGCGGGCACTTGCCTTCCTATATGCTAGTAAAGGGATGAGCTCAAAGGCTCTTGCTATTTGGCGCATCTTGGCAAGAAATTATTCCTCTGGTCTCTGGAAAGACCTTGCTGTGGAAAATGGCATGCATGATGGTGCATGTGTAACATCCGGTAGAGAGACTGCTGCAACTGAGGCATCAAATATTCTTGAGGACTCATCTGACCAGGATTTGGTTCTGCAGCATCTTGCATGG ATTGCAGATTTAAACCCAGCACTTGCTGTACGCATTTTGACATCAGAGAAAAGAACAAATCAGCTTTCACCAG ATGAAGTGATTGCAGCAATTGATCCAAAGAAGGTTGAGATTCTCCAATG CTATCTCCAGTGGTTAATCGAAGAGCAAGACTCTGATGACACTCGGCTCCATACTCTCTATGCTCTTTCTCTTGCCAAGTCGGCTATTGAATCCTTTAATTCAGAAAGCAGCTCCCAGAGCCCTGATACTGGAAGGCAAGAGCATTTGAAAACCCCTGATATTCAAAGAGAATCACTCATTCAAAGTCCTGTGCGGGACCGATTGCAGATATTTTTACAGTCTTCAGATTTGTATGATCCAGAAGAGGTCCTTGATTTGATACAAGACTCAGAGTTATGGTTAGAAAAG GCTATTCTATACAGAAAATTGGGACAAGAGTCATTGGTCCTCCAAATCTTAGCCCT GAAACTGGAGGATAGTGAAGCAGCAGAACAGTATTGTGCTGAGATTGGCCGACCAGATGCTTATATGCA GCTACTTGATATGTATTTGGATCCACAAGATGGTAAAGAGCCTATGTTTAAGGCTGCTGTTCGCCTTCTCCACAATCGTGGAGAATCACTGGACCCTCTGCAAGTATTAGAG ACACTGTCCCCTGACATGCCTCTCCAGCTTGCATCAGAGACAATATTGAGGATGTTGAGAGCTCGACTTCATCACCACCGTCAAGGACAA aTTGTGCGTTACCTATCACGTGCCGTACACATAGACGCAAGGCTTGCAAGATTGGAAGAGAGATCACGGCTTGTGCAGATTAATGATGAGAGCCTTTGCGATTCTTGCCATGCTCGCCTTGGAACCAAGCTTTTTGCCATGTATCCAGATGATACAGTTGTCTGTTACAAG TGTTTCCGTCGTCAAGGCGAGTCAACGTCTGTAACTGGTCGTGATTTTAAGCAAGATGTCTTATTCAAACCCGGTTGGCTGGTTACCCGCTAA